In one Flavobacteriales bacterium genomic region, the following are encoded:
- a CDS encoding thioredoxin domain-containing protein, with protein MAHEQDKRTNRLALESSPYLLQHAHNPVDWHPWGDEAFAKARAEQKLLLVSIGYSSCHWCHVMERESFMDAGIAKLMNDRYVCIKVDREERPDVDHVYMTAVQLMTGRGGWPLNCFALPDGRPVYGGTYFPPAQWSRVLTDLHRTWIEDRERVMRQATQLQRGVASTMLAPEEQTPLAEAKRAVLGMAEQWSKRFDHVHGGPDKVPKFPMPNNYQFLLRHAALTGDRSALQHVELTLDRMALGGIFDQAGGGFARYSTDALWKVPHFEKMLYDNAQLVSLYSQAYQALKKPLYRDVVEQTIGFVARELSAGDGAFFSAIDADSEGEEGRYYVWTDAELQEALGAEYDLAKAYYDIGGQALWEHGRNILRRGMHDAEFAAAFGISEPDLRARITSIRARLLESRGRRPRPGVDDKCLTSWNALMVTGLCSAYEVFGREEWLAGARRCMEHLLTRCHRADGGLWHSWKDGRASINGFLEDHAFTIESLLALYGVTFEERWLDEALALAEHAIRHFGDEASGYFHFTSDLDAPLIARPLEVEDNVMPASNSAMARGLFVLGTLHDDERLLGRARRMLEGMLTRLAAAPMAHSNWGQLAQAMAWPLHEIAITGPDALRLRLQFGPHHIPNGIFLGTTGRSQLPLLQDKSLPGTMIFACVQKTCRLPVHTVNEALAQLR; from the coding sequence ATGGCGCACGAGCAAGATAAACGTACCAACCGTCTCGCGCTGGAGAGCAGCCCCTACCTGCTGCAGCACGCGCATAACCCGGTGGATTGGCATCCGTGGGGCGATGAAGCCTTCGCCAAAGCGCGCGCGGAGCAGAAGCTGCTGCTCGTGAGCATCGGCTACAGCAGCTGCCATTGGTGCCACGTGATGGAGCGCGAGAGCTTCATGGATGCAGGAATCGCGAAGCTGATGAACGACCGGTACGTGTGCATCAAGGTTGACCGCGAGGAAAGGCCTGACGTGGACCACGTGTACATGACCGCCGTGCAGTTGATGACCGGCCGAGGCGGCTGGCCGCTGAACTGCTTCGCTCTGCCCGATGGGCGGCCGGTGTACGGCGGAACCTACTTCCCGCCCGCGCAATGGAGCCGCGTGCTCACCGACCTGCATCGGACCTGGATCGAGGACCGCGAGCGGGTGATGCGGCAGGCCACGCAGCTTCAGCGCGGCGTAGCGAGCACCATGCTGGCACCGGAGGAGCAGACGCCGCTGGCGGAGGCGAAGCGCGCGGTGCTGGGCATGGCGGAGCAGTGGTCGAAGCGCTTCGACCATGTGCATGGCGGCCCGGACAAGGTGCCCAAGTTCCCCATGCCCAACAACTACCAGTTCCTCCTGCGGCATGCGGCGCTCACCGGCGACCGATCCGCGCTGCAACACGTGGAACTCACCCTGGACCGCATGGCCCTCGGCGGGATATTCGATCAAGCCGGCGGCGGATTCGCCCGCTACAGCACCGATGCGCTGTGGAAAGTGCCGCACTTCGAGAAGATGCTGTACGACAATGCACAGCTCGTCTCGCTGTACAGCCAGGCCTACCAGGCATTGAAGAAGCCGCTCTACCGGGATGTGGTGGAACAGACGATCGGATTCGTTGCACGGGAGCTGAGCGCCGGCGACGGCGCCTTCTTCAGCGCGATCGACGCCGACAGCGAAGGCGAGGAAGGGCGCTACTATGTGTGGACGGATGCCGAGCTGCAGGAGGCGCTCGGCGCGGAATACGACCTGGCGAAGGCTTACTACGACATCGGGGGACAGGCGCTCTGGGAGCACGGACGCAATATCCTCCGGCGCGGCATGCACGATGCCGAATTCGCGGCGGCGTTCGGCATCAGCGAGCCCGACCTGCGGGCCCGCATCACGAGCATACGCGCAAGGCTCCTGGAATCGCGGGGGAGGCGGCCAAGGCCCGGAGTCGATGACAAATGCCTCACCAGCTGGAACGCCCTCATGGTCACTGGCCTCTGCTCCGCCTACGAGGTCTTCGGCCGCGAGGAATGGCTGGCGGGCGCACGGCGCTGCATGGAGCATCTCCTCACCCGGTGCCATAGGGCCGATGGCGGCCTTTGGCACAGCTGGAAGGACGGCCGCGCCTCCATCAACGGCTTCCTCGAGGACCATGCGTTCACGATAGAATCCCTGCTCGCACTCTACGGCGTCACCTTCGAGGAGCGCTGGCTCGACGAAGCCCTGGCGCTGGCCGAGCATGCCATCCGCCACTTCGGCGACGAGGCCTCCGGCTACTTCCACTTCACGAGCGACCTGGACGCTCCGTTGATCGCCCGCCCCTTGGAGGTGGAGGACAATGTGATGCCCGCCTCGAACTCCGCCATGGCCCGGGGGCTCTTCGTGCTCGGCACGCTGCACGACGATGAGCGGCTCCTGGGCAGGGCACGCCGCATGCTCGAAGGGATGCTCACCCGGCTGGCCGCCGCACCCATGGCCCACAGCAACTGGGGGCAGCTGGCGCAGGCGATGGCCTGGCCGCTGCACGAGATCGCCATCACCGGGCCCGATGCCCTCCGGCTCAGGCTGCAATTCGGCCCGCATCACATCCCCAACGGGATCTTCCTGGGCACAACAGGCCGTTCGCAACTGCCGTTGCTGCAGGACAAGTCCCTCCCCGGAACCATGATCTTTGCGTGCGTGCAGAAGACCTGCCGGCTACCGGTGCATACGGTGAACGAAGCACTCGCCCAGCTCCGATGA
- a CDS encoding dipeptidase yields the protein MHPIDAYIESQKDRFLNELLDLLRIPSVSADPKYKADVARCAEAVRQRMVDAGLEKVEVCPTAGHPIVYGEKIVDPARPTVLVYGHYDVQPPDPLDLWHSGPFDPVIKEGMIYARGSADDKGQFYMHVKAIEAMMKSGGLPCNVKVMIEGEEEVGSDNLGVFVKANKDRLKADVVLISDTAMIANDVPSINTGLRGLSYVEVEVTGPNRDLHSGVYGGAVANPINALCEMIASLHDADRRITIPGFYDAVKELSKAERDALAEAPFDEEEYKKDLGVSGLRGEKGYTSEERSSIRPTLDVNGIWGGYIGEGAKTVLPSKAYAKISMRLVPNQKSDAITKLFKDHFESIAPPGIQVVVKPHHGGEAAVTPIDSPAYLAASKAMEETFGKKPIPTRGGGSIPIVALFEQELGLKTVLFGFGLDSDNIHSPNEKYGVFNYFQGIRTIPRFFHHYATLMNGHA from the coding sequence GTGCATCCCATCGACGCGTACATCGAGTCCCAGAAGGACCGCTTCCTGAACGAGCTGCTCGACCTGCTCCGGATTCCCAGCGTGAGCGCCGACCCCAAGTACAAAGCCGATGTAGCCCGATGCGCCGAGGCGGTGAGGCAGCGCATGGTGGATGCCGGCCTAGAAAAGGTGGAGGTCTGCCCCACGGCGGGCCACCCCATCGTGTACGGCGAGAAGATCGTCGACCCTGCCAGGCCGACCGTGCTCGTATACGGCCACTACGATGTTCAACCCCCTGACCCCCTGGACCTTTGGCATAGCGGCCCCTTCGACCCGGTCATCAAGGAAGGGATGATATACGCTCGCGGCAGCGCCGATGACAAAGGCCAGTTCTACATGCACGTTAAGGCCATTGAAGCCATGATGAAGAGCGGCGGCCTGCCCTGTAACGTGAAGGTGATGATCGAGGGAGAGGAAGAGGTGGGCTCTGACAACCTCGGCGTGTTCGTGAAGGCCAACAAGGACCGCTTGAAAGCCGATGTGGTGCTGATCAGCGACACGGCCATGATCGCCAATGACGTCCCGAGCATCAACACCGGTCTCCGCGGCCTCAGCTACGTGGAGGTGGAAGTGACCGGCCCCAACCGCGACCTGCACAGCGGTGTTTACGGTGGCGCCGTGGCCAACCCCATCAATGCGCTGTGCGAGATGATTGCCAGCCTGCACGACGCCGACCGGCGAATCACCATCCCGGGCTTCTACGATGCCGTGAAGGAGCTGAGCAAGGCCGAGCGCGATGCCTTGGCCGAAGCCCCTTTCGACGAGGAAGAGTACAAGAAGGACCTGGGCGTGAGCGGCTTGCGCGGCGAGAAGGGCTACACCAGCGAGGAGCGCAGCAGCATCCGCCCCACCCTCGATGTCAATGGCATCTGGGGCGGCTACATCGGCGAGGGGGCCAAAACGGTGCTTCCCTCGAAGGCCTACGCCAAGATCAGCATGCGGCTGGTGCCCAACCAGAAAAGCGATGCCATCACCAAGCTCTTCAAGGACCACTTCGAATCCATCGCGCCCCCGGGCATCCAGGTGGTTGTGAAGCCCCACCACGGCGGGGAGGCGGCGGTGACCCCGATCGACAGCCCGGCCTACCTGGCCGCCAGCAAGGCCATGGAGGAGACCTTCGGCAAGAAGCCCATCCCCACACGGGGCGGGGGCAGCATCCCCATTGTGGCGCTCTTCGAGCAGGAACTCGGTCTCAAGACCGTGCTCTTCGGATTCGGCCTGGACAGCGATAACATCCACAGCCCCAATGAGAAGTATGGCGTATTCAACTACTTCCAGGGCATCCGCACGATTCCGCGGTTCTTCCACCACTACGCGACGCTGATGAATGGCCATGCGTAG
- a CDS encoding OmpA family protein, with translation MALWLGVGAVALAQRNAPLTQDNGDCTGAIFISDSVYHQPQAVRGFGNRLEIKENPSDHKQWFEREHHSTWYKFRSPATTILTFEIIPDNIEDDIDFLVFEGAVPGICDKVATKQVVPIRSNISRNDRSNRSICGLRKEAPDDFVRSGVGSSFSRGIEVKQGDLFYLVVDYQDRPLAGYTIRFHYDPPPPSPEPEPEEAKKQKQQLVIEVTDARSGKPVDATLTIDGMRFNEVVEAKGRSGYQFEMDMYRNIRIGCVRQGYMFQTVRVKGNTEPVVRVEVKMTPIGAGERVVLDDIRFVGNEDKVMRQSEASLLLLLRFMQMNPKVRIEIEGHVNGPTFKNKKEFIDLSTARAKAVYDFLLVNEVEPERMSYVGIGNAQMLYPSPKNKEESEANRRVEIKVLGT, from the coding sequence ATGGCCCTGTGGTTGGGCGTCGGTGCTGTGGCCTTGGCCCAGCGCAACGCCCCGCTCACACAGGATAACGGCGACTGCACCGGCGCCATCTTCATAAGCGATTCGGTCTACCACCAGCCGCAAGCCGTTCGAGGTTTCGGCAACAGGCTGGAAATCAAGGAGAACCCCAGCGACCACAAGCAGTGGTTCGAGCGCGAGCACCACAGCACCTGGTACAAGTTCAGGAGCCCTGCCACCACCATCCTCACCTTCGAGATCATCCCCGACAACATCGAGGACGACATCGACTTCCTGGTCTTCGAGGGGGCCGTGCCGGGCATTTGCGACAAGGTGGCCACCAAGCAGGTCGTTCCCATCCGGAGCAACATTTCCCGCAACGACAGATCCAACCGCTCCATTTGCGGCCTGCGGAAGGAAGCGCCCGATGATTTCGTGCGCAGCGGCGTGGGCAGCAGCTTCAGCCGGGGAATCGAGGTGAAGCAGGGGGACCTGTTCTACCTGGTGGTCGATTACCAGGACCGTCCGCTGGCGGGCTATACCATCCGCTTCCACTACGACCCGCCCCCGCCGTCCCCCGAGCCAGAGCCGGAAGAGGCGAAGAAGCAGAAGCAGCAACTCGTGATCGAGGTCACGGATGCCAGGAGCGGCAAACCCGTGGATGCCACCCTGACCATCGATGGCATGCGCTTCAACGAGGTGGTGGAGGCGAAGGGCAGGAGCGGCTACCAGTTCGAGATGGACATGTACCGGAACATCCGGATCGGCTGCGTGCGGCAGGGCTACATGTTCCAGACCGTGCGGGTGAAGGGCAACACGGAGCCGGTCGTCAGGGTGGAGGTGAAGATGACGCCAATCGGCGCCGGGGAGCGCGTGGTGCTCGATGACATCCGCTTCGTGGGGAACGAGGACAAGGTGATGCGCCAGAGCGAGGCCAGCCTGCTGCTGCTCCTGCGCTTCATGCAGATGAACCCCAAGGTGCGCATCGAGATCGAGGGCCATGTGAACGGCCCCACCTTCAAGAACAAGAAGGAATTCATCGACCTGAGCACTGCGCGGGCGAAGGCGGTGTACGACTTCCTGCTGGTGAACGAGGTGGAGCCCGAGCGCATGAGCTACGTCGGCATCGGCAACGCCCAGATGCTCTATCCCAGCCCGAAGAACAAGGAGGAGAGCGAGGCCAACCGCCGGGTGGAGATCAAGGTGCTGGGAACCTGA
- a CDS encoding choice-of-anchor L domain-containing protein, whose protein sequence is MKARILLLTSALLGLEASAQLVVNTAQTPAQLVQDVLLGNGVQAFNIRYNGVLSPGTNQVGSGSFTATGTNLGIASGLILSSGEVSNAAGPASDFSGDFNGTGSDPDLVSISGGVINDRAVLEFDFIPTGDSLKFRYVFASEEYPEFVCSYNDAFGFFLSGPGISGPYSGGAINIALVPGTTVPVTIDNVNNGYNNDPADPACPASNPAYYVNNSAGTTIAYDGMTVVLQAFALVQCGQQYHIKLALGDALDSSYDSAVFLEAGSFTSTGQVVPTLSSGVGIIGNTMLEGCNPIELVFTRLGDTTVVDTVDLTISGTATPGVDYTPAFPAQLIFPIGSETVSLVLDVPIDADGPETIVITIDQLVECSGTQLQTQFVFNIDSPPPLTVTGADINSVCGQNNTLAPVVTGGMGQYGFSWSTGETTATIDASPVVTTTYTVTVSDVCGIAPVSADFTVTLPIYPPLAITVSPDTLIDCLGTGPISVTGATGGNNAFSYSWSLAGVPIGNTATITVPAGPPLYYVVTVTEGCGTSVQDSVLVGTVPLPPIAIETAGDQTPICAGDTVTLTILGITGGNSVYTWSWTDADGQVLGNSWTIDVPVLGNQAYTISVDDQCGYTGAATVSALLPIYDPFVLELPEDKVLCAGDSATIHAMVTGGSGYYHILWAGPDSLTDPLYWVKPEEETTYGVTVRDQCGEERSDAMTIEVEHVSTDIVVTNQGQDDWYLQAATLPYARTWVWDMGDGTRYRNDEVYHSYLDLEDHWVSLKIVTPNGCLGEDSVLLRAPAHIHFPNAFTPDGDGRNELFGPIGHYIEEFEMMIFDRWGELIFTTQDVNVMWDGTVNGRGEATTGVYVYKYRAAGHYFEPVEGMGHVTLIRGSQN, encoded by the coding sequence ATGAAGGCCCGAATCCTGCTCCTGACCTCCGCCCTGCTGGGCCTGGAGGCTTCGGCCCAGTTGGTGGTGAACACCGCGCAGACCCCTGCCCAGCTCGTGCAGGATGTGCTTCTCGGGAACGGGGTGCAGGCGTTCAATATTCGCTACAACGGGGTGCTCAGCCCCGGCACGAACCAAGTGGGCAGCGGCTCGTTCACGGCCACCGGCACCAACCTGGGCATCGCCTCGGGCCTGATCCTGTCCAGCGGAGAGGTCTCGAACGCGGCAGGCCCGGCTTCCGATTTCTCGGGCGACTTCAATGGGACCGGCAGCGATCCTGACCTCGTGTCGATCTCCGGAGGCGTTATCAATGACCGCGCCGTCCTCGAGTTCGATTTCATCCCCACGGGTGACTCCTTGAAGTTCCGGTACGTGTTCGCCTCCGAGGAGTATCCGGAGTTCGTCTGCTCCTACAACGATGCCTTCGGCTTCTTCCTCAGTGGCCCCGGCATCAGTGGTCCGTACAGCGGAGGGGCCATCAACATCGCCTTGGTACCCGGCACCACCGTTCCCGTGACCATCGACAACGTGAACAATGGCTACAACAACGACCCCGCGGACCCGGCCTGCCCTGCATCCAACCCCGCCTACTATGTGAACAACAGCGCGGGCACCACCATCGCCTATGATGGGATGACCGTGGTGCTGCAGGCCTTCGCCTTGGTGCAGTGCGGTCAGCAGTACCACATCAAGCTGGCCTTGGGCGATGCGCTGGACAGCAGCTATGATAGCGCTGTGTTCCTGGAGGCGGGCTCCTTCACCAGCACCGGTCAGGTGGTGCCCACGCTGTCGAGCGGAGTGGGCATCATCGGCAATACGATGCTGGAGGGATGCAATCCCATCGAGCTCGTCTTCACCCGGTTGGGCGACACCACCGTGGTGGATACGGTTGACCTGACCATCTCGGGGACTGCGACCCCCGGCGTGGATTACACCCCCGCCTTCCCTGCCCAGCTCATCTTCCCCATCGGATCGGAGACGGTCAGCCTGGTACTCGACGTCCCCATCGATGCCGACGGTCCGGAGACCATCGTCATCACCATCGACCAGCTCGTCGAATGCTCGGGAACCCAGTTGCAGACGCAGTTCGTGTTCAACATCGATAGCCCGCCGCCCCTGACGGTCACCGGTGCCGACATCAACAGCGTATGCGGGCAGAACAACACCTTGGCGCCGGTGGTGACCGGCGGCATGGGCCAGTACGGCTTTTCCTGGAGCACCGGGGAGACCACGGCCACCATCGATGCATCACCCGTGGTGACGACCACCTATACGGTCACGGTCTCCGATGTCTGCGGAATCGCGCCCGTCTCGGCCGATTTCACGGTGACACTGCCCATCTACCCGCCGCTGGCCATCACCGTTTCGCCCGATACCCTTATTGATTGCCTCGGTACCGGTCCGATCAGCGTAACGGGTGCAACCGGCGGGAACAACGCCTTCTCGTACAGCTGGAGCCTTGCGGGCGTACCCATCGGCAATACCGCCACCATTACCGTGCCGGCTGGTCCGCCGCTCTACTACGTGGTAACGGTCACCGAGGGCTGCGGCACGTCGGTTCAGGACAGCGTCCTCGTGGGCACCGTGCCCCTGCCCCCCATCGCCATCGAAACCGCCGGCGACCAGACCCCCATTTGCGCAGGCGACACGGTGACCTTGACGATCCTGGGCATCACCGGGGGCAACAGCGTCTACACGTGGAGCTGGACCGATGCTGACGGACAGGTGCTTGGGAACTCCTGGACCATCGATGTGCCGGTGCTCGGGAACCAGGCCTACACCATCAGTGTGGACGACCAATGCGGCTACACTGGCGCCGCCACCGTCTCCGCGCTGCTGCCCATCTATGACCCCTTCGTGCTGGAGCTCCCTGAAGACAAGGTGCTGTGCGCCGGTGATAGCGCCACCATCCATGCCATGGTCACGGGCGGCTCCGGCTACTACCACATCCTCTGGGCCGGCCCTGATAGCCTCACGGACCCGCTTTACTGGGTGAAGCCGGAGGAGGAGACCACGTACGGCGTGACCGTCCGCGACCAGTGCGGCGAGGAGCGCTCAGATGCGATGACCATCGAGGTGGAGCACGTCTCCACCGATATCGTGGTCACCAACCAGGGCCAGGACGATTGGTACCTGCAGGCGGCCACCCTGCCCTATGCACGCACATGGGTGTGGGACATGGGCGATGGCACACGGTACCGGAATGATGAGGTCTACCATAGCTACTTGGACCTGGAGGACCATTGGGTCAGCTTGAAGATCGTGACGCCGAACGGTTGCCTCGGTGAGGACTCCGTGCTTCTGCGCGCGCCGGCCCACATCCATTTCCCCAACGCGTTCACGCCCGATGGGGATGGCCGGAATGAGCTGTTCGGGCCCATCGGACACTACATCGAGGAGTTCGAGATGATGATCTTCGACCGCTGGGGCGAGCTGATCTTCACCACCCAGGACGTGAACGTCATGTGGGACGGCACCGTGAATGGCCGTGGTGAGGCGACCACCGGTGTCTACGTCTACAAATACCGCGCGGCGGGCCATTACTTCGAGCCCGTAGAGGGCATGGGTCATGTGACCCTGATCCGCGGAAGCCAGAACTGA
- a CDS encoding TolC family protein translates to MLALGRALQLEPEEMLSFSIQAPAIGALRVTEPTADPSDVLANVLRSNPSFAQAEEQVASAEKGIGIARAGAMPTLGVSGSLGTGYSGRNLQQVGDPILGDPVVIGSTLGGDLVYAPTYRFNTELTPFGKQLDQNFNQSLLFQLNVPLFNQMQNRLAIDRARVQHERARNSLTAVRNDLQRNVLDAIVAQRSAYKQFMAAERAVEAAALNEAMAQERYAQGASTAFEVATVKAALNRTQADLIAAKYQYLMAQKYLDILQGQPVSL, encoded by the coding sequence ATGCTCGCCTTGGGCCGGGCGCTGCAATTGGAGCCGGAGGAGATGCTCAGCTTCAGCATCCAGGCGCCCGCCATCGGTGCGCTGCGGGTCACGGAGCCCACGGCTGACCCAAGCGATGTGCTCGCCAATGTGCTCCGCAGCAACCCCAGCTTCGCGCAAGCCGAGGAGCAGGTGGCGAGCGCGGAGAAGGGAATCGGCATCGCACGCGCCGGGGCCATGCCCACGCTCGGTGTGAGCGGTTCCCTCGGCACGGGCTACAGCGGCCGCAACCTCCAGCAGGTGGGCGACCCCATCCTTGGCGACCCCGTGGTCATCGGAAGCACCCTCGGCGGCGACCTGGTATACGCCCCCACCTACCGGTTCAACACCGAGCTCACGCCTTTCGGCAAGCAGCTCGACCAGAACTTCAACCAGAGCCTGCTCTTCCAGCTCAACGTGCCGCTCTTCAACCAGATGCAGAACCGGCTGGCCATCGACCGCGCGCGGGTGCAGCACGAGCGCGCGCGCAACAGCCTCACCGCCGTGCGCAACGACCTCCAGCGCAACGTGCTTGATGCCATCGTGGCGCAGCGTTCGGCGTACAAGCAGTTCATGGCGGCGGAGAGGGCCGTTGAGGCGGCTGCGCTCAACGAGGCAATGGCCCAGGAGCGCTATGCGCAGGGCGCCAGCACCGCGTTCGAGGTGGCCACGGTGAAGGCCGCGCTCAACCGCACACAAGCCGACCTCATCGCGGCCAAGTACCAGTACCTGATGGCGCAGAAGTACCTCGATATCCTGCAGGGCCAGCCCGTTTCTTTGTAG
- a CDS encoding LEA type 2 family protein, translated as MMTTPASRASALFLVGAVLASCSPYQEVELHEVTRVEVLGLSNQHLALRLDARVENPNGFRIHVEEPEVDLYLNDRFVGKAVLDSALVLDRRRTAVYPVYLHADLQEGSLFAVLLTGALQGEMRLGAKGTVAGRSGALRKRFPFEWQQVVRLRE; from the coding sequence ATGATGACCACGCCAGCATCCAGGGCTTCCGCGCTGTTCCTCGTGGGCGCCGTGCTGGCTTCCTGTTCCCCGTACCAGGAAGTCGAGCTGCATGAGGTGACCCGGGTGGAGGTGCTCGGCCTGAGCAACCAGCATCTTGCCCTGCGGCTCGACGCGCGGGTGGAGAATCCCAACGGCTTCCGCATCCACGTGGAGGAGCCGGAAGTGGATCTCTACCTTAACGACCGCTTCGTGGGCAAGGCTGTTCTCGACTCCGCGTTGGTGCTCGACCGTCGGCGCACCGCGGTCTACCCCGTCTACCTGCATGCGGACCTTCAGGAAGGATCGCTCTTCGCAGTGCTCCTCACCGGTGCCTTGCAGGGAGAGATGAGGCTGGGGGCCAAGGGCACCGTGGCCGGCCGGTCCGGCGCCCTCCGCAAGCGCTTCCCCTTCGAGTGGCAGCAGGTGGTGCGGCTCCGTGAGTAA
- a CDS encoding TolC family protein, protein MRTSALAFGLIAGGTLFAQQPWTLEQCVRRAEERSLAVMNASLDADLADKTRDQGYWALAPDLNGGATHGYNYGRVIDRFTNQFATDRVRTNNFYLSSTLSLFEGFRKQSVIRRNEIDAKAARLGIDAARNQARLETVQAFLDVLALRERKAAAESQAASTREQVSRTRAMVEAGRVARADLLAIESQLAQEEFTIVDLGN, encoded by the coding sequence ATGCGCACATCCGCCCTTGCCTTCGGACTGATCGCCGGCGGCACCCTCTTCGCCCAGCAGCCGTGGACGCTTGAGCAATGCGTGAGGCGCGCTGAGGAGCGGAGCCTTGCGGTGATGAACGCCAGCCTCGATGCCGACCTCGCCGACAAGACCAGGGACCAGGGCTACTGGGCATTGGCGCCCGACCTCAATGGAGGCGCCACCCACGGGTACAACTATGGCCGGGTGATCGACCGCTTCACCAACCAGTTCGCCACCGATCGCGTCCGTACGAACAACTTCTACCTCAGCAGCACGCTCAGCCTCTTCGAGGGCTTCCGCAAGCAGTCGGTGATCAGGCGCAATGAGATCGATGCCAAGGCCGCGCGGCTGGGCATCGATGCGGCCCGCAACCAGGCGCGGCTCGAAACGGTGCAGGCCTTCCTCGATGTGCTGGCGCTCCGCGAGCGCAAGGCGGCTGCAGAGTCCCAGGCGGCGAGCACCCGCGAACAGGTGTCGCGCACGCGAGCAATGGTGGAGGCGGGACGGGTGGCGCGCGCCGACCTCCTCGCCATCGAGTCGCAGCTGGCGCAGGAGGAGTTCACCATCGTTGATTTGGGCAACTAG
- the tsaB gene encoding tRNA (adenosine(37)-N6)-threonylcarbamoyltransferase complex dimerization subunit type 1 TsaB: MGAILCIETATPLCSVAVGRGPLLLAERESTGERLAHAELLNMFVDAVMREAGLRMRDLEAVAVGIGPGSYTGLRIGVSAAKGFCHALGIPIIGLGTLETLVAAAGRSGKSMWPMVDARRMEVFTQEHDGNARPVGAMAPLILDAPWAKGAGKCFVLGDGADKAAALWADHPEVEHVPGVKPHARAMLALAADRLRSGRVDDLAYLAPLYGKEANVTQPRKRSASA; the protein is encoded by the coding sequence GTGGGGGCGATCCTGTGCATCGAGACGGCTACGCCGCTCTGCTCCGTGGCCGTGGGCCGAGGCCCCCTGCTGCTGGCGGAGCGGGAATCCACAGGGGAGCGGCTGGCGCATGCCGAGCTCCTCAACATGTTCGTCGATGCGGTGATGCGCGAGGCCGGGCTGCGGATGCGTGACCTGGAAGCGGTTGCCGTCGGCATCGGGCCGGGTAGCTACACCGGGCTTCGCATCGGCGTAAGCGCGGCCAAGGGGTTCTGCCATGCGCTGGGCATCCCCATCATCGGCTTGGGTACGCTGGAGACGCTGGTGGCTGCCGCAGGGCGCTCAGGAAAGTCCATGTGGCCCATGGTGGATGCGCGACGGATGGAGGTCTTCACGCAGGAGCACGATGGCAACGCGCGACCGGTCGGAGCCATGGCACCGCTGATCCTCGATGCGCCCTGGGCCAAGGGCGCCGGCAAGTGCTTCGTGCTCGGCGATGGCGCGGACAAGGCCGCAGCGCTGTGGGCGGACCACCCCGAGGTAGAGCACGTGCCGGGCGTGAAGCCGCATGCCCGGGCCATGCTGGCGCTGGCCGCGGATCGCCTGCGATCGGGGCGCGTGGACGACCTCGCCTACCTGGCGCCGCTGTACGGCAAGGAGGCGAACGTGACGCAGCCCCGGAAGCGGTCGGCCTCGGCTTGA